A window of Halobacillus naozhouensis genomic DNA:
TATCAGGTTTATGCAGGGACAGCCTGGTCCGCTCAACAGTTAACTTTTGCCGCTTGCCCTTCGATAATTCACTACTCTTTAATGCTTCAATGAGGTTTTGCATGCGCTGAAATTGCGGATGGTTATCATTATAAATACATCCCTCGGAGAACGTCATATATTCCCTTGCTGCTGCCCCTGCAATAACTAGAAAATTCAAGTGCTCGGAAAATCGAATGCCATATACAACCCCAAGCATCCCGCCGGTAGAATGACCTGCAAACCCCCATTGTTTCAAACTTAACGCTTCCCGAATAGCCTCCAGGTCAAAAACGGATTCAAGCATACTTAACTGGTAAGGCTCCTCGGCTTTTGCAGAGCCTCCTGACTCACGTAAATTTACTATGTAAACTGTGTTCGTATCCGTGAACGTTTCTGCAAAATAATCACCTGACTCGTTATATTGCGAGTACAGATGGGTTACACATAAAGGTGGTCCGCTCCCTTGTGTAAACACCTCAAATACTCCCCGATTCGTCTTAATCAAATCCCTCTTCCAACCGCTCACAAGCCATCCCTCTTTCCTCTGGTTTATCCTATATTTCGATACCCCCCTTATAAAAACCTCCCCTAACCAAAAAGCCCGCACATCGTGTGCAGGCTTTAATCTTCAATAAGCTTCAGTCCTATTTCTGCTAACACAACCTGACCTTTTCGAGTAGGATGAACATCACCCTTTATAATATATTCAGGATGCCCTTTAAAAGCTTTATATGCATTCGCCATTTCAACATTAGTAAAACGACTTAACAGTTCAATGAGAGAGCTATATTGTGCATTAATATAGCTTAGCGGGGCTTCCAGCTTGTCACCCGCTTCAGGGTAAGGATTATAAATGTTATAAACAATGATATCACCCTGTGTTAATCGTTCCAGCTCGATAACAGTTGAATAAACATTAAAGATTAGATCGCGGACCACAAGAGCTACTTCCTCCATTTTTATTCCCTTAAGACCTTTATTTTCTTTCAAAAGGTTCAAAAGGTCATTTCCCCCTATACTTACCACAACATAATCAGCATGTTTGATCGTATTGCGAAACCTATCGTTTGTCCGAACGGCTTTAAGCAGCTCAGATGACGTCATTCCTGGGATACCAAGGTTAGTTACCTCTAGACCGGCTTCCTCACCCATGATGTAAGGAAATGCCTCACCTGAAGGCAAGGTGTTATCATTCGTTAAATTATACCCATAGGGAATGGAGTCCCCGATTGCGACAAGCTGTTCTGACTCCCTTGCATAGATGTGGTGAGGAGCAAGCACAGCTCCAAAAAACAGAAAGACTATGCAAAAAAGGGTCGATAATTTTTTCAAAATCAGTCACCCCTTCACCACGGATTATTATAT
This region includes:
- a CDS encoding SGNH/GDSL hydrolase family protein, coding for MKKLSTLFCIVFLFFGAVLAPHHIYARESEQLVAIGDSIPYGYNLTNDNTLPSGEAFPYIMGEEAGLEVTNLGIPGMTSSELLKAVRTNDRFRNTIKHADYVVVSIGGNDLLNLLKENKGLKGIKMEEVALVVRDLIFNVYSTVIELERLTQGDIIVYNIYNPYPEAGDKLEAPLSYINAQYSSLIELLSRFTNVEMANAYKAFKGHPEYIIKGDVHPTRKGQVVLAEIGLKLIED
- a CDS encoding alpha/beta fold hydrolase; its protein translation is MSGWKRDLIKTNRGVFEVFTQGSGPPLCVTHLYSQYNESGDYFAETFTDTNTVYIVNLRESGGSAKAEEPYQLSMLESVFDLEAIREALSLKQWGFAGHSTGGMLGVVYGIRFSEHLNFLVIAGAAAREYMTFSEGCIYNDNHPQFQRMQNLIEALKSSELSKGKRQKLTVERTRLSLHKPDSYEELFCRNIHKKMSAVRMNYFVRELPIFDVSRKLSFIKTPVLITCGEHDVQCPLEYSLEMKEFIPNSELVVFEHSNHYPFVEEETKFKRAVATFLYNHGWDKEVT